One genomic window of Nitrosomonas sp. Is35 includes the following:
- a CDS encoding CHASE2 domain-containing protein gives MKVKSETKKETSYRHTWWGKAVVTSLTAWMFASTVAVILVILHTIDFRPIKHLEQFGIDRSMRLYSDTASVSMPYKYAFIDVDKEACKQFLDDNTDWDPECRTSKPVPASLIIDFVRAAKESQAALVIIDVSPPEKNEPLDREVLARKLAVSSEHSDTWIISPVYARPSDSLNGLTIDGDTRFDIVPSHTRGRLRLASAATFADHGVIRAYPTASCYVTADGQRWIPTIPYLAALLIKNPLMEQYYYDSIETSRAVATNVLQSCSKLKISSDSLVNEIRFDLPLFDPLDTDQIPAIIHFFYSLPSLGALADVHERESVSWNHIYNYQYYEASKLISYDCLHQHIDGSSASPGCFITNEEYYKGKIIVLGSSRAQAMDQMQTPIGSMSGSELILNATRAFLEFKPLGQSPPLTMLMDKLKGIGIAMGPMFIAWCLIFLSGPITRQVRWNLLIRCRRSELKILRQCHWQVFYWLRSLFVVFIFISGIYVAYILEVVYLLNQLKQGIATDLLLPAFALGLQGFAVAAKLASAAFYTMAEAFLGFLLNRTKSFFH, from the coding sequence ATGAAGGTAAAATCTGAAACAAAAAAAGAAACCAGTTATCGTCATACATGGTGGGGAAAAGCTGTTGTTACGTCTCTAACGGCTTGGATGTTTGCATCAACTGTTGCCGTAATTTTAGTTATATTGCATACAATTGATTTCAGACCAATAAAACACCTGGAGCAGTTTGGAATTGATAGAAGCATGCGGCTATATTCAGATACAGCATCTGTATCGATGCCTTATAAATATGCATTTATTGATGTTGATAAAGAAGCTTGTAAGCAATTTCTGGATGACAATACCGATTGGGATCCAGAATGCCGGACCAGCAAACCCGTTCCTGCCAGTTTAATTATTGATTTTGTCCGAGCTGCAAAAGAATCCCAAGCGGCGTTAGTAATTATTGATGTGAGTCCACCGGAGAAGAATGAGCCGCTTGATCGCGAAGTGCTTGCGCGAAAACTCGCAGTCAGTTCGGAACATTCTGATACCTGGATCATTTCCCCTGTTTATGCTAGACCAAGTGATTCACTCAATGGACTCACCATTGATGGCGACACGCGATTTGATATTGTTCCCAGTCATACTCGAGGACGTTTGCGGCTTGCATCAGCCGCAACTTTTGCTGATCATGGGGTTATTCGTGCTTATCCAACGGCTTCATGTTATGTCACTGCGGATGGGCAACGCTGGATACCGACAATCCCCTACTTAGCAGCGTTGCTAATAAAAAATCCCTTAATGGAACAGTACTATTATGATTCTATAGAGACGTCAAGGGCTGTCGCAACTAATGTCCTACAGAGCTGCAGTAAACTAAAAATCTCATCTGATTCTTTAGTAAATGAAATTCGCTTTGATTTACCATTGTTCGATCCACTCGATACAGATCAAATTCCGGCCATTATCCATTTTTTTTACTCATTACCGAGCTTGGGAGCGCTTGCTGATGTGCATGAGCGAGAGTCCGTGAGTTGGAATCACATCTACAACTACCAATACTATGAAGCGAGTAAATTGATAAGCTATGATTGCTTGCATCAACATATCGATGGTTCTTCAGCAAGCCCTGGATGCTTTATAACAAATGAAGAATATTACAAGGGAAAGATTATAGTGCTTGGTTCCAGTCGAGCACAGGCGATGGACCAGATGCAAACACCAATCGGCTCAATGTCCGGTAGTGAACTCATTTTGAATGCTACCCGTGCTTTCCTGGAATTTAAACCTTTGGGACAATCTCCGCCATTAACGATGCTCATGGATAAGCTCAAAGGTATAGGCATAGCGATGGGACCGATGTTTATTGCCTGGTGCCTAATATTCTTAAGTGGTCCGATTACACGGCAAGTTCGTTGGAATCTATTGATTAGGTGTAGAAGATCGGAGCTAAAAATACTTAGACAATGTCATTGGCAAGTATTTTATTGGCTCCGCTCTCTATTTGTGGTTTTTATTTTTATATCGGGAATTTATGTTGCTTATATACTTGAAGTGGTATATTTACTGAATCAACTGAAACAAGGCATCGCGACTGATTTGTTACTTCCAGCATTTGCTTTGGGACTGCAAGGATTCGCCGTTGCAGCCAAACTAGCCTCAGCGGCTTTTTATACTATGGCTGAGGCCTTCTTAGGATTTCTATTGAATCGAACGAAGAGTTTTTTTCATTAG
- a CDS encoding ShlB/FhaC/HecB family hemolysin secretion/activation protein, producing MKSLRLQMAICWVFFASTASGQNLINPASSLRPSENPLSLESMPATPGIAVPEKLESKPSAQEQKNQTLGALELDTVLFEGNTVFSIKELNALAKPYLHRLVSVDELEELRRSITYYYINKGYITSGATFPPSPIEGKTLRIRIVEGKVGEMRIDGEGWLRRGYIENRLIPDKNSPLNMNVLQDRFRLLLADPLFERLNGRLLPGADRGVSILDLAVTRSQPYQLSAISDNYRAPSVGGIALGANAWIRNLTKQGDLVDFTFLTSAPSGGDAYQYSGNWLVPIGDYGTRAYFSASNSNVSIIEESLVNINIKSNSLTVEGGINQLLIDNFQRRLSFGAGISIKDNETSLLGHSFSFIPGLPNGKSQISAVRINQEYIERWEKFAWALRSTFSIGIDALGSTIQKNHLNPDSEYFAWLGQSRGVWNVPQIKSDFVFKGAVQVSDDPLLPLERMAVGGRNTVRGYRENQLVRDNGYAASTELHIHLVGDSQTKYRFDLVPFFDFGAAWNNHDSTPIQQTMRHIYSAGIGFQFRMYRFNSEFFWAHRLESQSPQQHGDLQDQGIHFQARLDAF from the coding sequence ATGAAAAGCTTACGCCTTCAAATGGCTATCTGCTGGGTGTTTTTTGCATCTACAGCAAGTGGCCAGAATCTCATCAACCCTGCGTCGAGTCTTCGCCCAAGTGAAAATCCACTGTCATTGGAATCAATGCCAGCAACACCTGGCATTGCAGTTCCAGAAAAACTTGAGAGCAAACCATCTGCTCAAGAGCAAAAAAATCAGACGCTAGGAGCTCTAGAATTAGACACCGTCTTGTTTGAAGGCAATACTGTTTTTTCAATTAAAGAACTCAATGCGTTAGCGAAGCCATACTTACATAGGCTTGTCAGTGTTGATGAGCTTGAGGAATTACGCCGCTCCATTACTTACTACTACATCAATAAAGGCTATATTACTTCAGGAGCAACTTTCCCGCCGAGTCCGATCGAAGGAAAAACGCTACGGATAAGAATTGTGGAAGGGAAGGTCGGAGAGATGCGCATAGACGGGGAGGGTTGGTTGCGCCGAGGCTATATTGAGAATCGCTTGATTCCGGATAAAAATTCCCCGTTAAACATGAATGTGCTACAAGACCGGTTTCGCTTGTTACTGGCAGATCCTCTGTTTGAACGCTTGAATGGCCGGTTGTTACCTGGCGCTGATCGTGGTGTCAGTATTTTGGACCTGGCAGTTACGCGCTCACAGCCTTATCAGCTATCCGCGATATCGGATAACTATCGAGCACCCTCAGTCGGCGGTATTGCGCTCGGTGCAAATGCTTGGATACGAAACCTGACAAAGCAGGGCGACCTCGTCGATTTCACTTTTCTGACCAGCGCCCCATCTGGAGGTGACGCCTATCAGTATTCAGGCAATTGGCTGGTACCGATTGGCGATTACGGTACACGAGCCTATTTCTCGGCTAGCAATTCGAATGTCTCAATTATTGAAGAGTCATTAGTCAATATCAATATTAAAAGTAACTCCCTCACAGTTGAAGGCGGGATTAATCAATTGCTGATTGATAATTTTCAAAGGCGGCTCTCGTTTGGTGCAGGAATTAGCATCAAAGACAATGAGACTAGTTTGCTGGGACACTCTTTTTCTTTTATTCCGGGATTGCCCAATGGAAAAAGCCAGATCTCGGCGGTTCGTATCAACCAGGAATATATAGAGCGTTGGGAGAAATTCGCTTGGGCATTGCGTTCCACTTTTAGTATTGGTATTGATGCGCTCGGTTCGACTATTCAGAAAAACCATCTGAATCCTGACAGTGAATATTTTGCATGGCTAGGGCAAAGCCGAGGGGTTTGGAATGTGCCGCAAATTAAAAGCGATTTCGTGTTTAAGGGGGCCGTACAAGTCAGTGATGATCCGCTGCTGCCCTTAGAGCGTATGGCCGTGGGCGGTCGCAACACTGTGCGCGGCTATCGTGAGAATCAATTGGTTCGAGACAATGGCTATGCAGCCAGCACAGAATTACATATCCATTTGGTCGGGGATAGTCAAACAAAATACCGCTTTGATTTAGTGCCATTCTTTGATTTTGGAGCGGCCTGGAACAACCATGATTCGACACCGATCCAGCAAACGATGCGGCATATCTACTCCGCCGGAATTGGATTTCAATTTCGAATGTATCGTTTTAACAGCGAGTTTTTCTGGGCGCATCGGCTAGAAAGCCAATCTCCACAGCAGCACGGGGATTTACAGGACCAAGGCATTCATTTTCAGGCACGGCTTGATGCTTTCTAA